ACCATTTACTTTTTAAACAGATGCATTAGGTCAAGGTATTGGTTCTGTCCTCATGCAACAAGGCAGACCAATTGCTTATTTCAGTAAAACCCTTGGACCCAGAAATGCAGCTATGTCAACTTATGATAAGGAGAAGCTTCAGCTATTTGTGAATCCTTGAAGAGATGGCGCCACTACTTTCTTGGTTCCCAATTCTTTTATTGATCAAAACTGATCAACAGAGCCTTAAATACATCACAGAACAAAAAGTCTCTGAGGGCATCCAGCACAAGCTTATGTGAAAATTGCTTGAATTCAATTACAAGATTgaatacaaaaaaaaagaaaacaaggttgcagatgctttgagcagaagaGATTCTCTTATGATGGCAGTCACTGCAGTTACTCCTGCTTGGGCTTCAACTATAGAAACCAGCTACACTAATGATGATCACTGCAAATCTCTACTTGAGAAGCTCACTGTATCAGCCAATGCAGCACCCCCTTATACTCTTCATTCTggcattttgagatataaaggaagAATATATGTGGGATCAGATGCTGTTCTTAAACACCAAATCATTGATTCACTTCACAACTCTCCCATAGGAGGCCATTCAGGCATTGTGGCTACTTATCAAAGGGTAAAAAAGCTATTTGATTGGCGCCAGGCCAGGAGATTGAAACTTTTCTACATGAGTGTGCAGTTTGCCAAAGAGTCAAGGGAGAGCATTGCCACTACCCTGGTCTCCTAGATCCACTGCCATTACCTACTTCTGCTTGGACTGACATCTCCCTGGATTTCTTTGAGGGTCTTCCCAAATCATTGGGCAAAGAAGTCATATTGTTGGTGGTGGACAGGTTCACTAAATATTCTCATTTCATTCCCCTTGCTCACCCTTATACAGTACAATCAGTCTCTCATGCTTTCATGGATAATGTTTTTAAGTGGAACGGATTGCCAAAGTCAATAGTCTCTGATAGAAACTGGATATTCACAAGTAACATGTGGCAGGCCTTCTTCAAAGCACTGCAAGTGAAATTGAGGTTTAGCTCTGCCTATCACCCACAATCAGATGGCCAGACAGAACGTGTGAATCAGTGTGTGGAAAATTACTTGCGTTGCATGGTTTTTCAGCAACCAAGGAAGTGGGCTAGTTTGGATCAAGCAAATGCCACTTgggaggatgccgacttcatcaaagGTCTCTTTCCGGAGTTCTATACAGCTCCTATTTGTGGTTGGTGCCCTAATTCCAACACTTGATAATGCTTTGGGGGAGGTATTGTCATATCTGAAGATTACTTTACCTAACTCTCGATTGAATTCAGAGTGCTGCCTTTACTTCATCTGCCGTGAACGGAGCCAAGAGGCTTGCGTTCATTTCTTCAGTTACTCGCCTGTTTACTTTCCCCAGTAGCCCAGGGTCGGGAGCTAGGACTTCTGAGGTGAACAGTCCCTCAAAGTAACCCTGTATCAGAGATGCTAACTGGTCATTACCTTCGATCCTGTTGCCGTTTGAGTCATTCAGAAACTTTATTATGTTCTTCTTTTTTCTCCGTTGCAAAATGATGTGATGAAAGAAGCTCGTATTTCGGTCTCCATGGCGGAGCCAATTAGCCCTTCCTCTTTGCAGCCATTAATCCGAGTGCAAACTCTCTCAATTAAGTGTTGGAAGCAGTCGCTCCTATCCACTCCTACCAGGGAGGGGAGCCCCAAGTATTTGTCAGTGAGCGATTCGGTGACAATATTCAGCAGGTTGCATACCTCTTGTCTGTCCCCCTATCTGTCTAAGGGTCCTTGGTAAAACTCTCTTCATTGAAGGCAGTACGTGGGTATCCATCTTATCTACGGTCTGCGGGTCATCCACATGACCAAAACAAAGGGTACGAAAGCAGTGAAACCGATATATCTGTTGAAGGCGATCCCACTGGTCCTATTTATTAAGTTGCAATGGCGAGTATCTTTGGACCCCAAAGAGTTGTATAAGTTGGAAAATGGAGATTTTCCTGTGGCATTGGCCGTTGGGCAGCTAGCTATTGCATTTGAAGGCTCCACAGAAAGAACCCGCAGGTACTATTACGACAGGTGGCTTTGAATCCAGTTTGTTAGTCGTTTGCATCTCGGTTAACAAAAATAAGCTGGAATCCCTCCATTCGTAGATCAATCAGCTAAAGTTGTTAAAACAATGCCCCGATAAAAAGGTAGCAGAAGGTCGTTCTTTCTTACTCTAAGTTGCACTTAGGTGCTGCCGTTTTAGAGCTAGGCGATATTCTCTGTGTAAACCAGTATCGTATCTGTTCGATATGGACCATTCTATAAGTATAGTCATTTCAGTCTTCCTCAAAGGATCTCCGATCTATTGTGCAACCTTCCCTTCAAAACCCACCCCACATGAATACTTCTACCCCTTATCACAGCTCCAATGCCCACAGGCATCTGTCTCTAGCACAAATCTTTTACTGAAATCAGGGAGAACCAACACAGGGGCCTCAATTAAAGCTTGCTTGAGAACATCAAAGGATTGCTTTGGCTTGTCcacacaaatggtactcctttctTTAACAAGTTCGTGAGAGGTCTCCTAATTATGTATATACAGGATGAGTCACATCTTGACCGGAGCCATGCGGAGCACAAAAAGTGAAGAGAAAGGATTTGTTCACCACTTTAAGCCAAAAGATAGAAATGAAAGCTGTTCCCATAGAATGAGATTAGATCCCGCAAGTGAGCTATTTATACCGAAGCTTACAAGAAGCAAAGTTGAAACGGGAGCTTTCCCACCACGGCATCCAACTCTTCTCTTCCGTAAGCAAAGGGGCTTTCAACGAGATAGGGAGCTGTACAATTTCACCCGTGGGTGGGGCTGGCTACGCTTGCTAGATTGGATCAAATATACATGTCCTACGCTAGGCAGAATCGTTGTTTCACTCCTCCAAGCATTCCTTGCCAATGGGTAAAGCCTTTATCTATCACTTCGGTCGGAGACATATTAATTACCTTTTTTATCCTTGGACCCTTGAAAGCTCGCTTCCCTTCCTGAACTGAGGGAAACCGGTGCCTGAGAGATCCGTTATCTGCAGTCTCTGAGCTTGATTGCACATCTTTTCCTTCTCATACATGTGTTTTTGCACGCTTGAGACCTCCTCTTTCGCTTGACTATCCGAGGAAAGATGTCTTACGAGGTGGGTTGGACAACGTACGTAGTGAGCCTGCTGCTATCAGTGTGAAGATGAGCATCTATCTTTCTTTTCAGGATTTAGTGTGTGTGTGCTTGTTCTTAAGGGAACATGCAAATCACCCAATCATATCAGGATGGATCCAATGGGTGTGATTTTTGTCTGTATTGATCACTTACCCACGCTATAAGAAGAAGGGCGTCATGGAAGAGTTTGGGGTCCAAAGCCACACCTTCTTTCCCCCATAGGAACAGAGGTCAGGAGCTGCCGGCAGGGCGCTGCATTCAATCTGACTGATGGCTCAAGATAAGTACGAGACGTACTTGAGATAGATAATTTATGTATTTCGCTATTTCGAATACCTAAACTGCTGCTAACAAGAATAAGTACggagagattggatctccctgGCGTAGTCCCTGAGAAGGTTTGAATTCCTCAAGACGCTCCCCATTGAAAAGAACCGAGAAGGTAACTGAAGTCACTAACCTCATCACCATAGAAATCCCACCTTCGCTGAAAAAAAGTGGGCTGGATAGCCGTCCGGGCCAGGGGCCTTTTAGGGTACATCTTATAAAGGTCACACTTCAGAACCAGTAAAGGGCGCAGTCATGCTCATTCATTGCCTGAGATACTTTCCGAGGAACTGTCGACAGAACGAACATCCTCCATTCTTTCAGTACCTTCAGCAGTATAGAGATGTTTAAAGAACTCATTTGTCATCCCACTCATCTCCTCTGAAGGGACAACGAAGGATTGTCTGAAGTAGGACCTATTCGTAGCTCATTTCAAATGGGCCAAAGAAACTAGGGCCACAGAGACCCCCCCTGTGTCATGAAAAGAGACACTTTCGGTAGTCACAAAACCCTATTTTAAGAAATAAGTCATTAGATCCCGTATCAGCTATAGCAGTGAAGTTctcataagctttcatcatgtcGAGCTTTAGTGCACACACCTGATCATCTCGTGCCTCTTATATAGTTTCTAGTTTAGGAGTCCGAGCTGGAAGAACAAAAAGTGGAGCTCCGCCCTAGTGTTACCCTTTGCCTCGCTCTTTAGAGGCATGAGTGGTCACAACTCGACGTAGTCTAGCAGTTCTATTTGGCGCACGGATTGCGTATAGCAAAGTTGAAGAAGGCATTCTAGGAGCTAAAGGCATCTCACTCGTCTGTCATTCGCTTGATGCTTAAGTACCGGTTTGCTTCTACGTCTACGGTTGAACTTGAAGGCCTCAGATTCCGAAACCTGTAGAGCTTGCATGGTGAAGAACAAGTACGTACTTCATACGAAGAAATGGTAGTCGGACTCCTCTGGTTTTCTCCACAGTAGGAGTAAGCATAATCCTAAAGCCGGCCCAATGGGCTATATTTCTTTAGAGTACTCAAAAAGTATGCTTTTGTCGGAGGGAGATTGTCGGGTCTATGTAGAATAGAGAAGCagcaaaagaaaataaattgaGTAGCCAAAGGCCTCGTGCACAGTATGGAAGGAAGAGGAAAAATGCACGGTACGCAATGTATGATGATGAACGTATGGAGTTAGTTCGGTGGGTTGGTTGGGGAGTAGGGCCGGGGGGAGAAACTTGTCCCTTCTTGATGGCGAGTATATGCTTCGATCGATTCTTGTGCTCCCTATGCGCGTGTTCTTGATCACCGAACAAGTTACAAAATAAGTTTATGCGCTCCTATCCTTGTTCTTGTGAGTCCTTGTGAAGCTACATTGGTGATGGTTGGTGGTAGATGCGGATTACCAGCAAGCTCTGGATGCTACTCTTAGGGATATTATTACTGTGCTTTTTTGCTATGGTTAGTCATGATTACTGATCAGttgagcagttcttttgaatgtaccaattttattttttcatttattTGTTTCCCCCCATTTGAAACAGGGCTCAAGTCGCTTCCTGAGATGCATTTCACACCTGACTCACCTCCCACTCCTAAAATGTCTCCAGGTAAACGTTTTTCTGCTTGTCTAGTAATTCGGTGAATCTGCGGCCACTAATGCCATTCAGAGACTCTTGGCCATTTCGGCTTTCGCACCATATGATCCCTGCTCATCTGCCCACAACAAaacggaatttttttattttcacttGCGGTGTTCTCTCCATTTCTTGTTATATGCTGATGGAATAAGTATCAGCGAGGCGGGGAATACGGGACCGGTAGAGATAGGGATGATCGGCAAGCGCTACGAGCGGGACCGATGTTTCGTGTTGTGGGTGGCCATCGGATTGTTCAGCGTGCCCATGCAGATCCCTACCAATGTCCTAGACTACAAGTTCGACAAACTTCCGGCTTGGGTCAGGATACAAAGTTACCCGGGATGGGCTTGCCCTCTGGATCACGCTGGGTCCCTGCTTGTTCCAACGTCATGCTAGGAATGTATCACGTGCCCATGCAAACCAAAGGAAAGCAGATACAACTATTACAGATCCTAGTCCTATTTCCCATCAGAACATAAGGGAGTGGGCTTCCTTTGTAACAGCTCTGTTCTGGTCGTGGCTCACCTCACTGGACCAACGCTTCTGGTCGGAAGCTGGTCGATCGCCTGGTCGGCAACCGGCACAACACCTTTGCCAGTGGGATTTCTGTTGGTTTTTGTACTATGCGCAATGAAAGTTTCCAAAAAAGGAGAGCTCTAAAAACAGCGTTCTACGGGGAGAATGTGATTTTTGTATACTTTGACCCCATACTGGCATGAAACTGATCGGAAAAAGGACCTCAAAAACACCCATTTATTAGGGGAATGTGAAAATTGATGGTTTTCGCCCATACTGGCATGAAACTTTCTCTTTTATTGAGCTCAAAAACACGCAGAGGGAGATCAAAAAAAGTGTCAAATCCAATAGAACAGAGAACAATGGCCCAAACAGAACAGCTTACTTCCTCTATCCGAGTTGGCAATCAATATCAAGATCAGAGCGCGAGAGCAATGAAACAACAAGTCCACCGTCCCTTCACCAGCCAAAGAAAGGAGAAGACTAAGCAGCTCAATAGGGTCTCGAGTACGACTATAGTACCAAAGCTTGGTGCTTCTACCAGTCAAGCAATTACCACGGGTGGATATTCAATAGAAAGCCTACTTGAGTAGGTCAAACAGCGGGGATCTCTCAGTTCCAATGGCTGGATCTCAGAATCGCGTAGATGGGTAGAAGTAATGGGCAAACGCACCTAAGTTAGAGATTTCAACTACTACGGTAGTGATGGGGTGCCTGTTTACCTAAGTAGGCCTAGTTCTTTCTATAATGAGCATTCGCGTCCGGGGACTTTGATCCAACTTCAGCCGATGGGGAAACGGCAAGGGATGCACCGGTATCTGGACACGTGATGGACCCAGTAGTAAATATTCCTTTGTGGAAGGCTTTGGTTATACCTGGGTGGCAAAGCGAAGTTTCTGGTGGGTAGGTGTCTAAAACAACCCTCTGCAAGGAAGCACGCCCGTATCAATCCTTTAATCGGAGACTAGACTAGCGTTAGGAAGGACAAAGGAGACAGACAGAATTTACATCAGAAAAAAGGACTTTTTGAAGTTTGAGTGAGGATAATTGTCTTAAATTTCGGAGAATCGGCTGAAAAAATGCGGAATTGTCTTCGCCTTTGTAAGCGAAAATGTCCAGTAAAGCCTATCTCGCTTTTAGCCTTCATGGTGAATGGCCCACCCTTTCTTTGAACCTTGTCAATGATCGAACGAACTTATAGATATGAACTGAGTGCCATTTGATGAGTAAGATCGAACAAGGGAGAGGGATATGGAAAGGATGAAGTAATGAAAGAGGAAGTCATTGCTAGTAGTAACGACTTGTCACGATCCATTGGTTCATATAGAATCCATGTCCTAGGTCTATCAAAATACATTCTTTTCGCTAAGCGTATATAATAAAATAGAGTGAAAGGGTCCACCCTGAAACCAAGGGGGTACTAACTAACAGTTGAGTCCTCTCCGAACCGCAGGAGATAATTGCCCATCATACGGCTCACCAACTTCACTTGCCTCTAAGGGGGCTCGCTCCGGGCAGGTTCGGATCACTTACTATACACGGCCCTACGAAGGGGTTAGGAGCGTTTTCAAGATGATTCTTTCTTTGTCGAGACGAAAAAGGAACCCATCTTTTCGATTGAAAAATGTGAGTCTGTTTTGCCCACTTTATCCATCCCCCTCTATCAAAATGATCAAAAAGGCATTTCAAATGCTTCTTATTCCCGTGTTTGATCTTATCCATCTCTGCCCCGCTTCCATCTGGGCAGAGACCCCTGTAGAGAATGAAGAGGAGCCAAGGATCTTACTCTCAAGAGTGCTTCGATAGGCTCCACTCTCTCCCCTGAATAAGTCAAGCTCCGTTAGCCTGGGCTGAGATGGGGATAACGAGTCGACGATTGAAGCCCCCAACGTTCTGCCAGACACTGGACAGGGGTAAGCTCTGTAAATGTGTAGAGCcaagtgtggagtagtagtaggaaCTTCTAGGCCCCTTTCCCGGCTACTGGATCACTCCAGTGCTTCGGGTACTACGGACCCTCTGCCATCCATTGTAGCAGAGCCGTTTCATGNNNNNNNNNNNNNNNNNNNNNNNNNNNNNNNNNNNNNNNNNNNNNNNNNNNNNNNNNNNNNNNNNNNNNNNNNNNNNNNNNNNNNNNNNNNNNNNNNNNNNNNNNNNNNNNNNNNNNNNNNNNNNNNNNNNNNNNNNNNNNNNNNNNNNNNNNNNNNNNNNNNNNNNNNNNNNNNNNNNNNNNNNNNNNNNNNNNNNNNNNNNNNNNNNNNNNNNNNNNNNNNNNNNNNNNNNNNNNNNNNNNNNNNNNNNNNNNNNNNNNNNNNNNNNNNNNNNNNNNNNNNNNNNNNNNNNNNNNNNNNNNNNNNNNNNNNNNNNNNNNNNNNNNNNNNNNNNNNNNNNNNNNNNNNNNNNNNNNNNNNNNNNNNNNNNNNNNNNNNNNNNNNNNNNNNNNNNNNNNNNNNNNNNNNNNNNNNNNNNNNNNNNNNNNNNNNNNNNNNNNNNNNNNNNNNNNNNNNNNGGCTAAGCGCAGTTCTTTGAATCAAAGGTTTCATGAAATCGAAATCGATTCTTTTTTAGATATCTGGATAGATGGATGGATCTATCTTTCTATTCAGATATCTTTTGCAATCAGCCCCAAATCCTTGATTTAGCCAGGAAACAAAGCACTGCTTTGGGCCCAGGAAGCGAAGGGAATGAGCTCGGCTGCTTCTCCCCCACACTTCTTTATTTCTCCGTGCCCCTTCCGCATGCGCTTCGCGCGCCATTGGCGCTTTGCTCTCCTCTTATTTCTTCATTGGAGGGTTCGGATGGACTTCGCCGTTCTTTCCCAACGAAAATGGAAAGGGCTGTATCACATCGAGATGTCGATTCATTTTCCGCCCCAAATGAGATGGGGAATTAGTCACCTCTGTCCCTTTTCCATTCACCAAACCCAGGTTCATCTCGTGTAGTGATTGTGGACTCGTACAAGGATATGGAGTCGAGGTTTGATGTATCAGACTCGATCCTGTCTTTCGTAGCATGCATTCCCATTTGTGTTGCAACTGATTCGGTAAGCTACGTGTCCGGTGCACGGAAAACTGCCTTCGGTCTCCCAACCTTACTCATGGCAACCTTCCGGCCGCCCAACGACCTATAACGCTAGTCACTACTCCCACTGGGGCTAGGAAGTAAGCCCCACAACCCAAAGCGGCGAAGAACAAATAGAATTTGCTACAAAAGCCGGCTAACGGGGGTATTCCTGCGTATGAGAACATTGTAATGGAGAAGGTCATAGCCAAAATAGGATTCGTTTTGGCTAGAGCGCCCAAATCCGCTATATATTTGACATGGGTTTGCCGTAATGCTGGAACTATGGCGAATGCATCTATCGTCATTGATGCATAAATAAATATACCAATTAGTAGTGATTGAATTCCTTCTATGGTTCCACATGAGAAACCAGTACGAATATAACCTACATGTCCAATCGAACTATGAGCTAGAGGTCTTTTGACTTCCGTTTGGGCCATGGCGGCCAGTGCTCCTAAGATCATAGAAGCAATGCTGCAGAAAAAGAAGATTTGTTGTAATGTAACCCCATAggaagcaacaatagaaacacgtgACATATTTGCAGAAATAGAGATTTTAGGCGCAATAGAAAGGAATGCTGTCACCGGGGTGAGTGAACCCTCATAGATATAAGGTGCCCACATATATAGAGTCAAAAGAGAGATTGAGTCCGAGGGAGAGGGGGGTTTTCTTGGGGCTCGAGAGATTGAATAGATAGGGCCCCATAAGTTGTTAATTCGCCACTGGGGAATTCACACAAAAGGGAAGGACTTATTCTCAATGAAAAAAGTGCTCTCTGAACCGAACGTGAAAGTTGTTTTCCATCAGACGGCTGTTCACGTAACTCCACTCTCGGCTTGGATTATATATCCATTTGGTCCACTCTCGGCCATTCCACACGCTGCCTAGCAGAGACGTGGTTATCTGAAGTGGATTCTCTCTTTTGTAGTAGATGCTGAACCTGCTGCTCAGTGGGCGGGCGCAACAGCTACATGGACCCCTTTCTTTATGTTGTTGCCAGCGCTTTCCCGGGCCGAGCCAGAATTCTTTATTAGAACGTCGGCAGGCAAAGCCCGAAGGAAGGCTGCTATCCCCTCGGCCTTCTTCCTTTTCGATGAAAAACAAATCGACATCTCAATCTCCGAAAGCGTTTTCCTTACCCAGCTAATATCCCCCCCCTTCGTCGAGCTTTTCCTTTAGTGGTAAGGGATATGCACCTTATCTGAACGTCGGCAGGCATTCCGGAATTCTCCTTTTTTGGCCCCAGGTGAACATAGGCTCAAACATGATTGGAGGGGTCCTAGCTACGCCATGCGTTCAATAAAAAAAAGCAAGCCTCTGGGAAGCTGCAGGGATTACAAAAAGAGGGTGCTTTCCTATGTTGCACTGAAAAAAGGACAAAGGAGAAGACACTCTTCGACTTTCTTTCTTCCTCCCGCGCCCGCCTAAGCCCGGCCTGCGTTAGAGGGGAATATTAGCAAAGCGGAAAAAGACAGAGGGAGGGGGAGCTGCATCTTATTCTCTTCGCGAGAACTTCAGGATCGGAGAAGCATTCGGAAGGGGCGAGGCCTTCATTTCGTTGGCAGAAGCAGAAATGATCCAATCCATTCGGGGCTTCGGGGAACCCAAAAATGAACTCTGTTTACTTTTTTCATAGATAGATGATATATATAGGAATAATATATACATCCCTTTACTTGAGATGTCTATGTATCTATTTTGGAATCATCTCCCGATTCTCTTTTTTTTCTAATTCGCACTGCTCTTTCTCTCTAAATTGCATCAaagaaaatagagagagagagagagagagcagatggATCCTATCCCCTATAACGAACACTCATTCCTATCTATTGATAGAAAAGAAAGATCTTCGTCACGGactttttctttgttcattttttttAGATTGGAGGAATTCCTCATATCCAAGGCAGCTCCCCACAAACACCCCACCCATATGACTATGCCCCCTTTTGAATCGACAGTATAGATTGGGCTTCATAGCTACTTTCATTCTAAAGACGAATATTAGTCAATAGGCAGGCTTCTTTTAGTAGCAAACATATTCATTTTCACCGGGCTCCGCGCACCTTTGGTACTTCTGGAGGGCAAGCTGTTTTATAGTGACTTCTTTCTTAGGGTAGGGCGACGAATACTTCCAATTCCGGAAAGGTCATTGGGTCGCCTTTGGAAGCTAAAGAGAAAGTTGTAGAAAGCCGGGAGAAAAAGCGAAAGCTTGCTCGAAACGGCCTATACCCTAACCCTCGGAAGCGAAGACGCAAAGCATCACTTTTTTCAAAAGGAAGGAGTTTTTTCTGACTGAATCCATCCATAAAGACGCCAAGGAAACGAAGTTCGTTCCCTTTCATCAAGTGGGTAAGGTAGGCAAACCACTTAAGCTTTGCCTTAGACTGACGGAACAAAGCTAAGAAGTAGGCTGAATGGAAAAAGGAAAGGGACAAGGGCGGTCGTCGCTTGGCGCGAAGGCTGCTGGTTCGGTACG
This portion of the Triticum dicoccoides isolate Atlit2015 ecotype Zavitan chromosome 7A, WEW_v2.0, whole genome shotgun sequence genome encodes:
- the LOC119327459 gene encoding NADH-ubiquinone oxidoreductase chain 2-like, whose translation is MWAPYIYEGSLTPVTAFLSIAPKISISANMSRVSIVASYGVTLQQIFFFCSIASMILGALAAMAQTEVKRPLAHSSIGHVGYIRTGFSCGTIEGIQSLLIGIFIYASMTIDAFAIVPALRQTHVKYIADLGALAKTNPILAMTFSITMFSYAGIPPLAGFCSKFYLFFAALGCGAYFLAPVGVVTSVIGRWAAGRLP